The following proteins are encoded in a genomic region of Phycisphaera sp.:
- a CDS encoding D-glycerate dehydrogenase: MASNGNGTDVVVTRAMPGAFDVGGAGVRVLGEALPERQTVLDALPGTRVLVSMFTDKVDAETIAAAGGSLRGVCQYAVGTDNIDLDACKEAGVVVTNTPNAVTEGTADLAWALLLAVARRVVEGDAYARSEAYPANGPLGMSDFLGADLTGRTLLIVGAGRIGRAVALRSIGWGMRVLYVARSRHWDFELAPLAAERVELDEGLARADVVSVHTPLTDATRHLIDKRRLGLMKASAILVNTARGPVIDEAALAEALENGTIWGAGLDVFEREPVVHPGLIAAKNAVLTPHIGSGERRYREMMTAMVAGNVRAILEGHEPANRVG; the protein is encoded by the coding sequence ATGGCGAGCAATGGCAACGGGACTGATGTGGTGGTGACGCGGGCGATGCCCGGGGCGTTCGACGTGGGTGGCGCGGGCGTGCGCGTGCTGGGGGAGGCGTTGCCCGAGCGGCAGACCGTGCTCGACGCGCTGCCGGGGACCCGGGTGCTGGTGAGCATGTTTACCGATAAGGTGGATGCGGAGACGATCGCGGCGGCTGGTGGCTCGCTGCGAGGCGTGTGCCAGTACGCCGTGGGGACGGACAACATCGATTTGGACGCCTGCAAGGAGGCGGGCGTGGTCGTCACCAACACGCCCAACGCGGTGACCGAGGGCACGGCCGACCTGGCGTGGGCCCTGCTGCTGGCTGTGGCACGGCGGGTGGTGGAGGGCGACGCGTATGCGCGGAGCGAGGCGTATCCGGCGAACGGCCCGCTTGGGATGAGCGATTTTCTGGGGGCCGACCTCACGGGTCGCACGCTGCTGATCGTGGGGGCGGGGCGGATCGGCCGGGCGGTGGCGCTGCGGAGTATCGGCTGGGGCATGCGCGTGCTGTACGTGGCGCGGAGCCGGCATTGGGATTTTGAGTTGGCACCGCTGGCGGCCGAGCGGGTGGAGCTTGACGAGGGGCTGGCTCGGGCCGACGTGGTGAGTGTGCACACGCCGCTGACCGACGCCACGCGGCACCTGATCGACAAGCGGCGGTTGGGGCTGATGAAGGCGAGCGCGATCCTGGTCAACACCGCGCGCGGGCCGGTAATCGACGAGGCGGCGTTGGCGGAGGCTTTGGAGAACGGCACGATCTGGGGCGCGGGGCTGGACGTGTTCGAGCGCGAGCCGGTGGTACACCCGGGGCTCATCGCGGCGAAGAACGCGGTGCTGACGCCGCACATCGGCAGCGGCGAGCGGCGGTACCGGGAGATGATGACGGCGATGGTGGCGGGGAATGTGCGGGCGATTTTGGAGGGGCACGAGCCGGCGAATCGGGTGGGCTAG
- a CDS encoding HU family DNA-binding protein yields the protein MAKKTTTRSRKKTTKKTVRRAKTTASSRKAPARKTTRKTTRKAPARRAGTATKSTGTKITGARGKPRTKSEVQALIAEHVGISKKEVAQVFDTMSTMIAADLKKGSVGTFNVPGMMKVTVQRKPATKARKGINPFTKEPTVFKAKPARNVVKVRPLKALKDMVA from the coding sequence ATGGCCAAGAAAACGACGACTCGTTCACGCAAGAAGACCACCAAGAAGACCGTCCGCCGCGCGAAGACCACCGCCAGCAGCCGCAAGGCGCCGGCCCGCAAGACCACCCGCAAGACAACGCGCAAGGCACCCGCCCGCCGCGCCGGCACGGCCACCAAGTCCACCGGCACCAAGATCACCGGCGCCCGCGGCAAGCCCCGCACCAAGAGCGAGGTCCAGGCCCTCATCGCCGAGCACGTGGGCATCTCCAAGAAGGAGGTCGCCCAGGTCTTCGACACCATGAGCACCATGATCGCCGCCGACCTCAAGAAGGGCAGCGTGGGCACGTTCAACGTGCCGGGCATGATGAAGGTCACCGTCCAGCGCAAGCCCGCCACCAAGGCGCGCAAGGGCATCAACCCATTCACCAAGGAGCCCACCGTCTTCAAGGCCAAGCCCGCCCGCAACGTGGTCAAGGTCCGCCCGCTCAAGGCCCTGAAGGACATGGTTGCCTAA
- a CDS encoding pseudouridine-5'-phosphate glycosidase codes for MPDHQHAPTPRTLTVRRVAGRAAVALETTLLAHGLPAGQGLPLSQELDDIIEGHRARPATIGVLDGVPIVGMTKDELAGFLSRPRIEKANTANLGPLIHQRATAATTVSATVQLAAGAGVRVMATGGLGGVHHNMDQRLDISADLTALTQYPVAVVSSGVKAILDVGSTRELLETLGIPVIGYNTDTFPAFYLTDSESGVDATFDNPRDIAAFARRHLAQTGRGVLVVQPVPAKHAIEPHQWHDWLEQAQHATPAMQGRAATPAILDTLHRISEGKTLAANLALVRANAGLAAQIAVEIAR; via the coding sequence ATGCCCGACCACCAGCACGCCCCGACGCCTCGCACCCTTACCGTGCGGCGCGTTGCCGGGCGTGCGGCCGTTGCGCTCGAGACAACCCTGCTGGCCCACGGCCTGCCCGCGGGCCAGGGCCTGCCACTGTCCCAAGAACTCGACGACATCATCGAGGGCCACAGGGCCCGCCCGGCCACCATCGGCGTGCTCGACGGCGTGCCGATCGTCGGCATGACCAAGGACGAGCTGGCCGGCTTCCTCTCGCGCCCACGCATCGAGAAGGCCAACACCGCCAACCTCGGCCCGCTGATCCACCAGCGCGCCACCGCCGCCACCACGGTCAGCGCCACCGTGCAACTGGCCGCCGGCGCCGGTGTACGCGTGATGGCCACCGGCGGGCTGGGCGGCGTGCACCACAACATGGACCAGCGCCTGGACATCAGCGCCGACCTCACCGCCCTCACGCAATACCCCGTCGCCGTGGTCTCCAGCGGCGTCAAGGCCATCCTCGACGTCGGCTCCACGCGAGAGCTGCTCGAGACCCTCGGCATCCCCGTCATCGGCTACAACACCGACACCTTCCCCGCCTTCTACCTCACCGATAGCGAGTCGGGCGTCGATGCCACCTTCGACAACCCCCGCGACATCGCCGCCTTCGCGCGTCGCCACCTGGCACAAACTGGCAGAGGCGTGCTCGTCGTCCAACCCGTGCCCGCCAAGCACGCCATCGAGCCCCACCAGTGGCACGACTGGCTCGAACAAGCCCAGCACGCGACCCCAGCCATGCAGGGCCGCGCCGCCACGCCGGCTATTCTCGATACGCTGCACCGGATATCCGAGGGCAAGACGCTGGCCGCCAACCTCGCCCTGGTGCGCGCCAATGCGGGCCTGGCAGCCCAGATCGCCGTGGAAATCGCCCGCTAG
- a CDS encoding pyridoxal phosphate-dependent aminotransferase — protein sequence MSWVKLAERVDSLEGSATVAVATRAKTLKAQGKDIVSFGAGEPDFDTPEVIKRAAIDALKAGRTKYEAAAGPEPARESIARKLQADNGLAVDAKGVVIVSGAKAAFFQACFALLGDPSPDGQPWEVVIPTPAWVSYEPITKMCGGKVVEVDLKPEDGFVLQPEALRSAITPRTRMVLINTPSNPCGSVYSRAALEEIATVLGDAADSTAPNMVVVTDEIYEKMVFDGLEHVSIGAMSQVAERTLTINALSKSYAMTGWRVGYAAATGTLADELIPAMARIQAQTITNITSFLYPAISTAFDESADDIERFRSTFETRRDLVMELLDGVNGIETARPQGAMYAFPRVAESYGKTSAGGAAVQDSLSFCEALLEEHGVAMVPGGAFGGRGDEHVRISYACSESDIRKGIERLDVFVQGLR from the coding sequence ATGTCCTGGGTGAAGCTCGCCGAGCGTGTGGACAGCCTGGAGGGGTCGGCGACGGTGGCGGTGGCCACGCGGGCCAAGACGCTGAAGGCCCAGGGCAAGGACATCGTGAGCTTCGGCGCGGGCGAGCCCGACTTCGACACGCCCGAGGTCATCAAGCGGGCCGCGATCGATGCGTTGAAGGCCGGCAGGACCAAGTACGAGGCGGCCGCCGGGCCCGAGCCCGCGCGCGAGTCCATCGCCAGGAAGTTACAGGCCGACAACGGGCTCGCCGTGGACGCCAAGGGTGTGGTGATCGTCTCGGGTGCCAAGGCGGCGTTCTTCCAGGCCTGCTTCGCGCTGTTGGGAGACCCCAGCCCCGACGGGCAGCCGTGGGAGGTCGTCATCCCCACGCCCGCGTGGGTGAGCTACGAGCCCATCACCAAGATGTGCGGCGGCAAAGTGGTCGAGGTTGACCTGAAGCCCGAGGACGGCTTCGTGTTGCAACCCGAGGCGCTGCGCAGCGCCATCACCCCGCGCACGCGGATGGTGCTGATCAACACGCCGAGCAACCCCTGCGGCTCGGTGTACTCCCGCGCGGCGCTGGAAGAGATCGCCACCGTGCTGGGCGATGCGGCCGATTCAACCGCGCCGAACATGGTCGTGGTGACCGACGAGATCTACGAGAAGATGGTGTTCGACGGGCTCGAGCACGTCTCGATCGGTGCGATGTCCCAGGTCGCGGAACGCACGCTGACCATCAACGCGCTGAGCAAGAGCTACGCCATGACGGGCTGGCGCGTGGGGTATGCGGCGGCGACCGGCACGCTGGCCGATGAACTGATCCCCGCGATGGCGCGCATCCAGGCGCAGACCATCACCAACATCACGTCGTTCCTGTATCCGGCCATCTCGACCGCCTTCGACGAGTCGGCCGACGACATCGAGCGATTCCGCAGCACGTTCGAGACGCGGCGCGACCTGGTGATGGAGTTGCTCGATGGTGTCAATGGTATTGAAACAGCCAGGCCGCAGGGGGCGATGTACGCCTTCCCGCGCGTGGCCGAGAGCTATGGCAAGACCAGCGCGGGCGGCGCGGCAGTGCAGGACTCTTTGAGCTTCTGCGAGGCGCTGCTCGAGGAGCATGGCGTGGCGATGGTGCCCGGCGGTGCCTTCGGCGGGCGCGGCGATGAGCACGTGCGCATCAGCTACGCGTGTTCCGAGAGCGATATCCGCAAGGGCATCGAGCGGCTGGATGTGTTCGTGCAGGGCCTGCGCTAG
- a CDS encoding HAD hydrolase family protein: protein MPPPTTQPSDDLPAAFREKAAGVKLLCLDVDGTLTDGGLYLNEDNVETRRFCVHDGQGITAWHRLGYTTAIVTARPARAVRRRARDLDIAHLFDSVADKRQTILELVKDLGLTIDEVAFVGDDLSDLRAMHTVGCPIAVGDADQGIKDLCVLTTRAEGGRGAVREAIWAILRAQDKLDHVMALYS, encoded by the coding sequence ATGCCTCCACCAACGACCCAACCCAGCGACGACCTGCCCGCCGCCTTTCGCGAGAAGGCCGCCGGCGTCAAGCTGCTGTGCCTGGACGTGGACGGCACCCTGACCGATGGCGGGCTCTACTTGAACGAGGACAACGTCGAAACCCGCCGCTTCTGCGTCCACGACGGGCAGGGCATTACCGCCTGGCACCGGCTGGGCTACACCACCGCCATCGTCACCGCCCGCCCGGCTCGGGCCGTCCGCCGCCGGGCACGGGACCTGGATATCGCCCACCTGTTCGATAGCGTGGCCGACAAGCGGCAGACCATCCTCGAATTGGTCAAGGACCTCGGCCTGACGATCGACGAGGTTGCCTTTGTTGGGGACGACCTTTCCGACCTGCGCGCCATGCACACGGTGGGCTGCCCCATCGCTGTGGGCGACGCCGACCAGGGCATCAAGGACCTCTGCGTGCTCACCACGCGGGCCGAGGGCGGCCGCGGCGCGGTCCGCGAGGCCATCTGGGCCATCCTGCGGGCCCAGGACAAGCTGGACCACGTCATGGCCCTGTACAGCTAG
- a CDS encoding FliM/FliN family flagellar motor C-terminal domain-containing protein: MPRDVKSILSLEVPVVVVLAERTLTVGEVLGLRPGSILEVAKTADDDLALRINNRDVGSGTAVKVGENFGLRIASIGSQETRVEALGGE; this comes from the coding sequence GTGCCCCGAGACGTCAAGAGCATCCTGAGCCTGGAAGTGCCCGTGGTGGTGGTGCTGGCCGAGCGCACGCTGACCGTGGGCGAGGTGCTGGGGCTGCGGCCGGGGTCGATCCTGGAGGTCGCCAAGACCGCCGACGACGATCTGGCCCTGCGGATCAACAACCGCGACGTGGGCTCGGGCACGGCCGTGAAGGTGGGCGAGAACTTCGGGCTGCGGATCGCGTCGATCGGCAGCCAGGAGACGCGGGTGGAGGCGCTGGGGGGCGAGTAG
- the fabF gene encoding beta-ketoacyl-ACP synthase II — MGSHATNQQKIVITGVGAITCMGPDPQSAWAAMRDGVSGITPLEGDEFARFEGQWSAHVAGQVKDWKAGEHLDPREAKRLDRSAQFGMAAVSQAIKMSGIDFSAMEPERAGVAFGTGVGGISTIEDGHSILLERGPKRLGPLTVPKLMVNATAGNVSISYGLRGPATAMATACASSGNAIGEALETMRRGRTDVMIAGGTEAAITPLCVGAFQAMKALSGNKEPAKASRPFDAGRDGFVLAEGAAAFVLETEAHAKARGATILAELSGWAASADAYHITAPDEAGRGARQAMTWALEDAGLKPSDIGYINAHGTSTPLGDSAEVAAVLEVFGDHARKSKGGPLLMSSTKSVHGHALGASGAVELIGCIHALREGLVPPTINLDNPEEGFDIDLVPNEARKTPIKYAMNNTFGFGGHNVSLIAGRYDG, encoded by the coding sequence ATGGGGAGCCACGCCACGAACCAGCAGAAGATCGTCATCACCGGCGTCGGGGCCATCACGTGCATGGGGCCGGATCCCCAGTCGGCGTGGGCGGCCATGCGCGACGGCGTCTCGGGCATCACCCCGCTCGAGGGCGATGAGTTCGCCCGCTTCGAGGGCCAGTGGAGCGCCCACGTCGCGGGCCAGGTGAAGGACTGGAAGGCGGGCGAACACCTCGACCCGCGCGAGGCCAAGCGGCTCGACCGCTCGGCCCAGTTCGGCATGGCCGCCGTCTCCCAGGCCATCAAGATGTCCGGCATCGACTTCTCGGCCATGGAGCCCGAGCGGGCCGGCGTGGCGTTCGGCACCGGCGTGGGCGGCATCTCGACCATCGAGGACGGCCATTCCATCCTGCTCGAACGCGGCCCGAAGCGGCTGGGCCCGCTGACCGTGCCCAAGCTCATGGTGAACGCCACCGCGGGCAATGTTTCGATCTCCTACGGCCTCCGCGGGCCGGCAACGGCGATGGCCACCGCGTGTGCGAGCTCGGGCAACGCCATCGGCGAGGCGCTCGAGACCATGCGGCGCGGCCGGACCGACGTGATGATCGCCGGCGGCACCGAGGCGGCCATCACGCCCCTGTGCGTGGGCGCGTTCCAGGCCATGAAGGCCCTGAGCGGCAACAAGGAACCCGCCAAGGCCAGCCGGCCCTTCGACGCCGGCCGCGATGGATTCGTGCTGGCCGAGGGCGCGGCGGCGTTCGTGCTCGAGACCGAGGCCCACGCCAAGGCCCGTGGTGCGACGATCCTTGCCGAACTCTCGGGCTGGGCGGCCAGCGCCGATGCCTACCACATTACCGCGCCAGACGAGGCCGGCCGGGGCGCTCGGCAGGCCATGACCTGGGCTCTGGAGGACGCCGGGCTGAAGCCCAGCGACATTGGTTACATCAACGCCCACGGCACCAGCACGCCCCTGGGCGACAGCGCCGAGGTGGCGGCGGTGCTGGAAGTCTTCGGCGACCACGCCCGCAAGAGCAAGGGCGGCCCGCTGCTCATGAGCTCGACCAAGAGTGTGCATGGGCACGCCCTGGGCGCCTCTGGCGCGGTGGAACTCATCGGCTGCATCCATGCCCTTCGCGAGGGGCTGGTGCCGCCCACGATCAATCTGGACAACCCCGAGGAGGGGTTCGACATCGATCTGGTGCCCAACGAGGCCCGCAAGACGCCCATCAAGTACGCCATGAACAACACGTTCGGCTTCGGTGGGCACAACGTGAGCCTCATCGCCGGCCGCTACGACGGCTGA
- the acpP gene encoding acyl carrier protein, translated as MHAEKEKISRETSFVDDLNADSLDTVELVMEFEDEFETSIPDEQAEQIKTVGQAIEFIKQAHGVE; from the coding sequence ATGCACGCCGAAAAAGAGAAGATCAGCCGCGAGACGAGCTTCGTGGATGATCTGAACGCCGATAGCCTCGACACGGTCGAGCTGGTGATGGAGTTCGAGGACGAGTTCGAGACCTCCATCCCCGACGAGCAGGCCGAGCAGATCAAGACCGTCGGCCAGGCCATCGAGTTCATCAAGCAGGCGCACGGCGTCGAGTGA
- a CDS encoding DUF1444 family protein, whose protein sequence is MTMMPDNPTEFSQEVAQILRRLQPELTIDSIREDELVIAGRRLDLINLYRIVRHDPQRGVEIVEHYLEQLFAGDLMYVNAMNFDIAKARIMPRIQPESIFESLSRRLVAHTPFVNGAVVVYVLDLPQMTVSITTEQLVQWNVDIEELEDIARENLDLYAPEMDVQLVESREGGMAAILAEQDGYDAARLLLGKLHPRLAPSLGGDFLVAIPARDMFVALSREPAEFVNRIQDRVRQDYERLPYPITDQLFYVTRDGVAGTVDSKAA, encoded by the coding sequence ATGACCATGATGCCAGATAACCCGACCGAGTTCAGCCAGGAAGTCGCCCAGATCCTGCGCCGCCTCCAGCCCGAGCTGACGATCGACTCGATCCGCGAGGACGAGCTGGTCATCGCCGGCCGCCGGCTCGACCTGATCAACCTCTACCGCATCGTCCGCCACGACCCCCAGCGGGGCGTCGAGATCGTCGAGCACTACCTCGAGCAGCTCTTCGCCGGCGACCTGATGTACGTCAACGCGATGAATTTTGATATCGCCAAGGCCCGCATCATGCCGCGCATCCAGCCCGAGAGCATCTTCGAGAGCCTCAGCCGCCGCCTGGTGGCCCACACGCCGTTCGTGAACGGCGCCGTGGTGGTCTATGTGCTCGACCTGCCGCAGATGACCGTGAGCATCACCACCGAGCAGCTCGTCCAGTGGAACGTGGACATCGAAGAACTCGAGGACATCGCCCGCGAGAACCTCGACCTGTACGCCCCGGAGATGGACGTGCAACTCGTCGAGAGCCGCGAGGGCGGCATGGCGGCGATCCTTGCAGAGCAAGACGGCTACGACGCCGCCCGCCTGTTGCTTGGCAAGCTGCACCCGCGGCTGGCCCCCTCGCTGGGCGGCGACTTCCTGGTGGCCATTCCCGCCCGTGACATGTTCGTGGCCCTCTCGCGCGAGCCGGCCGAGTTCGTCAATCGCATCCAGGACCGCGTGCGCCAGGACTACGAGCGGCTGCCGTACCCGATCACCGACCAGTTGTTCTATGTGACCCGAGATGGTGTAGCGGGGACGGTGGATAGCAAGGCGGCGTAG